One Candidatus Methylomirabilota bacterium DNA segment encodes these proteins:
- a CDS encoding mandelate racemase/muconate lactonizing enzyme family protein, with product GAVRDFEPILLGRDPRPVEMLYWDLYRMGRQSPGGIAAKAIAGIELALWDIKAKALGVPVYELFGGPLREQQPVYWSHCGTSRARHAAVIGVPPLRTLDDLARLGEEVVRRGYRALKTNIVFPGEPARTYFPGFGGPPGTTDQTVTPDLLHHLEAQIGTFRRAVGPDVGIALDLNFNFKPEAAHRICRTLEPFDLMWIELDMYDERALREVKDATSIPVCSGENLFGLRGYRPYFEARALDVVMVDVPWNGFAQSRKIADLAESYELNIAPHNYYSHLSTLHSAHLCASIPNVRIMEIDVDDVPWKDALVDVPPVVRDGQLVIPTRPGWGADLDEAVARQHVWEPGRLPGYSDPAMYRR from the coding sequence GGGGCCGTGCGCGACTTCGAGCCGATCCTCCTCGGCCGGGACCCCCGGCCGGTCGAGATGCTCTACTGGGACCTCTACCGGATGGGCCGCCAGAGCCCGGGCGGGATCGCGGCCAAGGCCATCGCCGGCATCGAGCTGGCGTTGTGGGACATCAAGGCCAAGGCGCTCGGCGTGCCCGTCTACGAGCTGTTCGGGGGCCCGCTGCGCGAGCAGCAGCCGGTCTACTGGTCCCACTGCGGGACCTCCCGGGCCCGGCACGCGGCGGTCATCGGGGTGCCGCCCCTCCGGACGCTCGACGACCTGGCGCGCCTCGGCGAAGAAGTCGTGCGGCGCGGCTACCGGGCGCTCAAGACCAACATCGTGTTCCCCGGCGAGCCGGCGCGCACCTACTTCCCCGGCTTCGGCGGTCCCCCCGGCACCACCGACCAGACCGTCACGCCCGACCTCCTCCATCACCTCGAGGCCCAGATCGGCACCTTCCGCCGCGCGGTCGGCCCGGACGTCGGCATCGCGCTGGACCTCAATTTCAACTTCAAGCCCGAGGCGGCCCACCGCATCTGCCGAACGCTCGAGCCCTTCGATCTGATGTGGATCGAGCTCGACATGTACGACGAGCGGGCGCTCCGGGAGGTGAAGGACGCCACCTCCATCCCGGTCTGCTCGGGCGAGAACCTGTTCGGGCTCCGCGGCTATCGCCCCTATTTCGAGGCTCGGGCCCTGGACGTGGTGATGGTGGACGTGCCCTGGAACGGCTTTGCCCAGTCCCGGAAGATCGCCGACCTGGCCGAGAGCTACGAGCTCAACATCGCCCCCCACAACTACTACAGCCATCTCTCGACCCTCCACTCCGCGCACCTCTGCGCCAGCATCCCCAACGTGCGGATCATGGAGATCGACGTCGACGACGTGCCGTGGAAGGACGCGCTGGTCGACGTCCCGCCCGTCGTCCGGGACGGCCAGCTCGTGATCCCGACCCGGCCAGGCTGGGGGGCCGACCTCGACGAGGCCGTCGCCCGCCAGCACGTCTGGGAGCCGGGGCGCCTCCCCGGCTACTCCGACCCCGCGATGTACCGGCGGTGA